In bacterium, the DNA window GCCGCTACGTCCTCTCGCCGTCGATCTTCCCCGTCCTCGAGGACACCGCCCCCGGCGCCAAGGGGGAGATCCAGCTGACCGACGGCCTCAAGCACATCGCGCAGCACGAGAAGCTGCTGGCGATCGAGTTCGAAGGCCGGCGCTACGACACCGGCGACAAGCTCGGCTTCCTGCAGGCGACCGTCGAACTGGCGCTCGAGCGCGAGGACCTCGGCCCGGCGTTCCGCGCCTGGCTGACCCGCCTCGCCGCGGAGCGCGGACTGGACGGCCACCGTGGATAGACTCCGCGTGCTCGGCGGCGCGTCGCTCCAAGGGACGGTCCGCGTCTCGGGGGCCAAGAACGCCGCCCTCCCCGAACTCGCCGCGGCGCTGCTCACCGCGGGCGAACTCCGGCTCGACAACGTCCCGGACGTGAAGGACGTGCGGACCTTGGTGCGCCTGCTGGGCGACCTCGGCGCGAAGGCCGAGAGGCTCGGCGAGCACCGCTACGCCCTCTCCACCGCGCGGGTCGAGAGCCCCGAGGCGCCGTACGAGCTCGTCCGCACGATGCGCGCGTCGGTGCTCGTGCTCGGGCCGCTCGTCGCCCGCTGCGGCCGGGCGCGCGTCTCGCTCCCCGGCGGCTGCGCGATCGGCGCGCGGCCCATCGACCGCCACCTCGACGGCCTGGCCAAGCTCGGCGCCGAGATCCGGCTCGACCACGGCTACGTCGAGGCGCGGGCCGAGCGGCTGCGCGGGGCGGAGATCGTCTTCACCGACGTCACCGTCACCGGCACGGAGAACCTGCTGATGGCGGCGACGCTCGCCGAGGGGCGCACGGTGCTGCGCCGCGCGGCGCGCGAACCCGAAGTCGTCGACCTCGCCGCGCTCCTCGTCAAGATGGGGGCGAAGATCGAGGGCGCGGGGACCGACACGATCGTCGTCGAGGGTGTGCCGGAGCTCGGCGGCGCCGAGCACCGCGTCATCCCCGATCGGATCGAGGCGGGGACGTTCCTCATCGCCGCCGCCGTCACCGGCGGCAAGATCACGCTCGAGGACGTCGAGCCGTCGCATCTCGAGGCGGTGATCGAGCAGCTGCGCCGGGTGCAGCTCTCGATCGAGACCGGCGCCGGCTGGATCCGCGTCGGCAACGGCCGCCCGCTGCACGCCGTGGACCTCGAGACCGCGCCCTACCCCGGCTTCCCGACCGACCTGCAGGCGCAGTACATGGTGCTGATGACGCAGGCCGGCGGCGTCTGCCGGCTCAAGGAAACGATCTTCGAGAACCGCTTCATGCACGTGCCGGAGCTGCGCCGGATGGGGGCGATGGTCTCGCTCGCCGGCGGCGCGGCGACGATCGAAGGCCCGACGCCGCTGACCGGCGCCGAGGTGACGGCGTCCGACCTGCGGGCCAGCGTCTCGCTCGTTCTCGCCGGGCTCGCGGCGCGCGGCGAGACGACCGTCCACCGCGTCTACCACCTCGACCGCGGCTACGAGCGGATCGAGGACAAGCTGCAGGCGCTCGGCGCGCGGATCGAGCGCCTGACGGAGAGGTGACCGATGGCCCAGGACTGCCTCTTCTGCCGCATCGTCGCCGGGGAGATCCCGGCGAAGATCGTCCACGAGGACCCGCTCTGCGTCGCCTTCGAGGACATCAACCCGCAGGCGCCGATGCACGTCCTCGTCGTGCCGCGGGCGCACGTCGCGAGGCTGAACGACCTGCGCGGCGAGCACGAGCCGCTCGTCGGGCACATGGTGACGGTCGCGGCCGAGCTGGCCAAGGCGCGCGGCGTCGCCGAGGGCGGCTACCGCGCCGTCTTCAACTGCAACGCCGGGGCGGGCCAGACGGTCTTCCACGTCCACCTGCACGTCCTCGGCGGACGCTCGTTCGGCTGGCCTCCGGGCTAGGCCGCGGCGCGCGACGGCGCCCGAGCGCGCCGCCCGAGCGTCCCCTTCGACGCGGGAGGGCACTCTCTGGTCGCCCGCGCGTCCCGTTCCAGATCCGCGGCGGAACGGCCGCGCCGCCGGAGCGGCCGCGCCGGCGCCGGTTTCGCGCCGTCCCAAGGCCGGCCGCCGCCGTGCCCGCGGGCGTTTGTCGTATTCTCTCTTCGTTGGATCTTCGTCGCCGGCGCGCGCCGGCGGGGAGCCTCCCATGAAGAAGACCGCGTTCTTCCGCGTCGCCGTCGTCGTCACCCTCGCCGCGTTCGTCTTCTCCTGCGCCACGACGCACGTCCCGCCGATCTCCGGCGCCGGCGCGGCGTTCAAGCCGGACAAGGACGAGAAGGCGCTCTGGCAGGCGTCGCGCGACGAAGAGCAGAAGCTCCTCTCCAAGGCCAAGCTGCACGACGACCCGCTGCTCGAGGACTACCTCGAGGGGATCGTCCGCCGGCTGAACCCGCCGGCGATGGCCGAGAACCCGGAGATCGGCTTCCGCGTGCGCGTGATCGAGGACCCGACGCTGAACGCCTTCGCCTACCCGCACGGCACGCTCTACGTCCACACCGGGCTGCTCGCGCGGATGGAGAACGAGGACCAGCTCGCCACGGTGCTCGGCCACGAGATGACGCACGTCGAGGGGCGCCACATGCTGCGCTACCAGCGCAGCGCGCAGAACAAGGCGATCGCCTTCTCCGTCGCGGCGATCGCCGCCGCGGTGATCGTCGCCGGCAAGGAAGGCGACGCGGTGCGGGACGGCGACTACGGCCGCGCCGCGCGGACCCGCGTCCTGACCGACATCCTCGTCGGGCTCGGGCTGCAGCTCGCCTTCATCGCGGCGATCAACGGCTACGGCCGCAACCTCGAGCGCGAGGCCGACGAAGGCGGCTTCCAGAAGATGGCCGCCGCGGGGTACGACACCAACGAGTCGCCGCGCGTCTACCAGTTGCTGATGGAGGACCACGGCGACCAGGGGAAGACCGAGGCGTTCTTCTTCGGCTCGCACCCGCGCCTCGCGGAGCGGATCACCGCGGCCAAGGAGTGGAACACGGCGCACAAGGGGTCCGCGCCGGTGAAGGCGACCGGGGCGGACAACGAGTCGTTCGCCCGCCGGATGCGCCCGGTCGTGCGCGAGGACGCGCGGCTGAACATCGACCTCGGGCGGCTGTCGATCGCGGAGTACGAGCTGAACCGCGTGCTGAAGCTGACGCCGGACGATCCGGCGGCGCTGCTGCTGATGGGCCGGCTGCGGCTGAAGCAGGCCGACGGCGAGAAGCGCGACGACGCGCGGCGGGCGAGGCTGGACGAGGCGGAGCGGTCGTTCGAGGCGGCGCTGAAGCTGAATCCGGAGCAGGCGGCGGCGCACCGCGAGCTGGGGGTGTTGGCGTTCAAGCGCGGCGACAACGCCGGCGCGTGCCGGCACTTCGACGAGTATCTGCGCCTCGCGCCTCGCGCCGAGGACGCGGCGCGGATCCGCGACTATCAGCTGGAGCTCAAGAAGGACGGCCGCTGCCCCGAAGCGGCGCCCGCGCCTGCCGCGCCGCCGGCGCCGCCGTCCGGCGTCTCCGTGGATCGCCCGTAGCGCCGAACGGCGCCCGACGTCGGCCGGCGATGCCGCCCGGCGGCAATACCCGCGGCACTCGAGCGGATCCGTGATTCGGAGCGGCGCGCGCGGGACTCCTTCGGATCCCGCTCTCGGGGTTAGGGCCCGCGCGATTCGATCGAATCCCTCCGTAGTCTGCGGTAGGGCCCGCGCGATTCGATCGGCGTCCTCACTCGGTGAGGGCCCGCGCGATTCGAGGAACGCCCGTCGTGAGGCGGGGGCGGTGGCTCCGCCGACGGGGCAACGGCTGCGCCACCGCCCCCGCCTCACGACGGGCTGTCGTCTTTGGTTTCGCGCTCTGCCCCGCTTGTCGGCGGGGGGATGTTCC includes these proteins:
- the murA gene encoding UDP-N-acetylglucosamine 1-carboxyvinyltransferase, which translates into the protein MDRLRVLGGASLQGTVRVSGAKNAALPELAAALLTAGELRLDNVPDVKDVRTLVRLLGDLGAKAERLGEHRYALSTARVESPEAPYELVRTMRASVLVLGPLVARCGRARVSLPGGCAIGARPIDRHLDGLAKLGAEIRLDHGYVEARAERLRGAEIVFTDVTVTGTENLLMAATLAEGRTVLRRAAREPEVVDLAALLVKMGAKIEGAGTDTIVVEGVPELGGAEHRVIPDRIEAGTFLIAAAVTGGKITLEDVEPSHLEAVIEQLRRVQLSIETGAGWIRVGNGRPLHAVDLETAPYPGFPTDLQAQYMVLMTQAGGVCRLKETIFENRFMHVPELRRMGAMVSLAGGAATIEGPTPLTGAEVTASDLRASVSLVLAGLAARGETTVHRVYHLDRGYERIEDKLQALGARIERLTER
- a CDS encoding histidine triad nucleotide-binding protein gives rise to the protein MAQDCLFCRIVAGEIPAKIVHEDPLCVAFEDINPQAPMHVLVVPRAHVARLNDLRGEHEPLVGHMVTVAAELAKARGVAEGGYRAVFNCNAGAGQTVFHVHLHVLGGRSFGWPPG
- a CDS encoding M48 family metalloprotease, which produces MKKTAFFRVAVVVTLAAFVFSCATTHVPPISGAGAAFKPDKDEKALWQASRDEEQKLLSKAKLHDDPLLEDYLEGIVRRLNPPAMAENPEIGFRVRVIEDPTLNAFAYPHGTLYVHTGLLARMENEDQLATVLGHEMTHVEGRHMLRYQRSAQNKAIAFSVAAIAAAVIVAGKEGDAVRDGDYGRAARTRVLTDILVGLGLQLAFIAAINGYGRNLEREADEGGFQKMAAAGYDTNESPRVYQLLMEDHGDQGKTEAFFFGSHPRLAERITAAKEWNTAHKGSAPVKATGADNESFARRMRPVVREDARLNIDLGRLSIAEYELNRVLKLTPDDPAALLLMGRLRLKQADGEKRDDARRARLDEAERSFEAALKLNPEQAAAHRELGVLAFKRGDNAGACRHFDEYLRLAPRAEDAARIRDYQLELKKDGRCPEAAPAPAAPPAPPSGVSVDRP